Proteins found in one Oryza glaberrima chromosome 4, OglaRS2, whole genome shotgun sequence genomic segment:
- the LOC127770780 gene encoding two-component response regulator ORR29 encodes MAQKEGLPAGRLSAMVIDEDKCHADSTSYMLSAELNFSVTVFTSPIKALDFLQNHAEGVDLVLADVHMEEMNGFDFLKVARELHKSIQVIMMSTETTMYTMKRCVKLGAQFLVNKPLDAGTIKNLWQYVDLKVLRMEKIKDLLQDASPKNIKKIMGVDNIDCRQIAAHLQKHRLRLTKDLKKASFTTDTIKDESNSRIGPAESHHVCRNASTLQPRSNTQPTETTMQILSEDAEYDDVYAAMRRALQYGIVFDESKHSSDPSGDEDEQVVVGGDQDGCANEANDIDSSGDHHQVAAVVTKPCNANASQEIINKMTNSDGMQATKGSKAAVFRLVDYSESDSD; translated from the exons ATGGCCCAAAAGGAAGGACTCCCTGCTGGTAGGCTTAGTGCCATGGTAATTGATGAAGATAAATGCCATGCTGATTCTACAAGCTACATGCTTTCTGCAGAACTCAACTTTTCTG TCACTGTATTTACAAGCCCCATAAAAGCACTAGACTTTCTTCAGAATCATGCAGAAGGTGTTGATTTGGTGCTGGCAGATGTCCACATGGAAGAGATGAATGGTTTTGATTTCCTTAAAGTTGCAAGAGAGCTTCATAAATCCATTCAAGTGATTA TGATGTCAACTGAAACGACAATGTACACAATGAAGAGGTGCGTCAAACTTGGAGCTCAATTTTTGGTCAATAAGCCCCTTGATGCTGGAACCATTAAGAATTTGTGGCAATATGTTGACTTGAAAGTTCTAAGAATGGAGAAGATCAAGGACTTGCTTCAAG ATGCTTCACCAAAAAATATAAAGAAGATCATGGGTGTGGACAACATTGATTGTAGGCAAATTGCTGCTCATCTGCAG AAACATCGACTACGGCTAACAAAGGATTTGAAGAAAGCATCATTTACAACGGATACCATCAAGGATGAATCAAATTCTAGAATAGGGCCTGCAGAGAGTCATCACGTGTGCCGCAACGCAAGTACACTGCAGCCTCGTTCCAACACTCAACCTACAGAAACAACC ATGCAAATCCTCTCTGAAGACGCTGAATATGACGATGTTTACGCCGCGATGCGAAGAGCCTTACAGTATGGGATTGTCTTTGATGAGTCCAAGCATTCCAGTGATCCTTCTGGTGATGAGGATGAACAAGTTGTGGTAGGAGGAGATCAAGATGGATGTGCCAATGAAGCCAATGACATAGACTCATCTGGTGATCATCATCAGGTTGCTGCTGTTGTCACTAAACCATGCAACGCAAATGCTTCACAAGAGATAATCAACAAGATGACTAATTCTGATGGTATGCAAGCCACCAAAGGAAGCAAGGCAGCAGTTTTCCGCCTTGTGGATTATTCAGAATCCGATAGCGATTAG